A single region of the Leisingera thetidis genome encodes:
- a CDS encoding LysE family translocator translates to MTVSSWDLVLYAGALLILFLTPGPVWLALVARSVSGGFPAAWPLALGVACGDILWPLIAVAGMSWVVSEFTGIMTALRWLACLMFLGMGYLLIRHAGEAVQENRALTRPGVWAGFMAGIAAILGNPKAILFYMGVLPGFFDLSGTSWPDVAAIVTLSFVIPLSGNLALAGMVHRVRRAVASPRVLRRINLVSGGLLICVGIAIPVF, encoded by the coding sequence ATGACAGTCTCTTCCTGGGATCTGGTGCTTTATGCAGGGGCCCTGCTGATCCTGTTTCTGACCCCTGGCCCGGTCTGGCTGGCGCTGGTAGCGCGCTCGGTCTCCGGCGGTTTTCCGGCGGCCTGGCCGCTGGCGCTGGGGGTGGCCTGCGGCGATATCCTGTGGCCGCTGATCGCTGTTGCGGGGATGTCCTGGGTGGTGTCGGAATTCACCGGCATCATGACTGCGCTGCGCTGGCTGGCCTGCCTGATGTTCCTCGGCATGGGCTATCTTCTGATCCGCCACGCCGGGGAGGCGGTGCAGGAGAACCGGGCGCTGACCCGGCCCGGCGTCTGGGCCGGGTTCATGGCGGGGATTGCCGCCATTCTGGGCAATCCGAAGGCGATTCTGTTCTACATGGGCGTGCTGCCGGGTTTCTTTGACCTGTCCGGCACCTCCTGGCCGGATGTGGCCGCCATTGTGACGCTGTCCTTCGTGATCCCGCTGAGTGGCAACCTGGCGCTGGCGGGCATGGTGCACCGGGTGCGCCGGGCGGTTGCCTCGCCCCGGGTTCTGCGGCGCATCAACCTGGTGTCGGGCGGGCTGCTGATCTGCGTGGGCATTGCGATCCCGGTCTTCTAG
- the dnaN gene encoding DNA polymerase III subunit beta — MKISIERGTLLKAVAQAQSVVERRNTIPILANVLIEAEGDSVQFRATDLDIEVVDKAPAQVERAGATTVAATTLHEIVRKLPDGALVTLIADAATGRLTVEAGRSNFSLATLPREDFPVMASSEYHSNFAAKAAVLRRLFDKSKFAISTEETRYYLNGVYLHVSTGAEGGKALRAVATDGHRLARIDAELPLGAEDMPGVIVPRKTVGELRKLLDDDDMDIAVSVSETKVRFATPNITLTSKVIDGTFPDYTRVIPAGNTRRLEVDASEFAQAVDRVATVSSERSRAVKLQLEEDRLILSVNAPDSGAAEEELAVAYNDERLEIGFNAKYLLEIANQVDRENAVFMFNSSGDPTLMREGNDESAVYVVMPMRV, encoded by the coding sequence ATGAAGATCAGCATAGAACGCGGCACGCTTCTCAAGGCTGTGGCTCAGGCACAGTCTGTTGTCGAGCGCCGCAACACCATTCCGATCCTGGCGAATGTGCTGATCGAAGCCGAGGGCGACAGCGTCCAGTTCCGCGCCACTGACCTCGATATCGAGGTGGTCGACAAGGCTCCCGCCCAGGTGGAGCGCGCCGGTGCCACCACGGTGGCTGCCACCACTCTGCACGAGATTGTCCGCAAGCTGCCCGACGGCGCGCTGGTCACGCTGATCGCGGATGCCGCAACCGGGCGTTTGACAGTGGAGGCCGGCCGCTCGAACTTCTCGCTGGCGACCCTGCCGCGGGAGGATTTCCCGGTGATGGCCTCCTCCGAATACCACTCGAACTTCGCCGCCAAGGCTGCGGTGCTGCGGCGCCTGTTCGACAAGTCGAAATTCGCGATTTCCACCGAGGAAACCCGCTATTACCTGAACGGCGTCTACCTGCATGTCTCAACGGGTGCTGAGGGCGGCAAGGCGCTGCGCGCGGTGGCCACTGACGGCCACCGGCTGGCGCGGATTGATGCCGAACTGCCGCTGGGTGCCGAGGACATGCCGGGCGTGATCGTGCCGCGCAAGACCGTGGGCGAGCTGCGCAAGCTGCTGGATGACGATGACATGGACATTGCAGTGTCGGTCTCGGAAACCAAGGTGCGCTTTGCCACCCCGAACATCACCCTGACGTCAAAAGTGATCGACGGCACCTTCCCCGACTACACCCGGGTGATCCCGGCCGGCAACACCCGCCGCCTGGAAGTGGACGCGTCCGAATTCGCACAGGCGGTTGACCGGGTGGCGACCGTGTCCTCGGAGCGGTCCCGCGCGGTGAAGCTGCAGCTGGAGGAGGACCGGCTGATCCTGTCTGTGAACGCGCCCGACAGCGGCGCCGCGGAGGAAGAGCTGGCGGTGGCCTACAACGACGAGCGGCTGGAAATCGGCTTCAACGCCAAATACCTCTTGGAGATCGCCAACCAGGTGGACCGCGAGAACGCGGTGTTCATGTTCAACTCCTCCGGCGATCCGACCCTGATGCGCGAAGGCAACGACGAAAGCGCTGTCTATGTCGTGATGCCGATGCGGGTGTGA
- the recF gene encoding DNA replication/repair protein RecF (All proteins in this family for which functions are known are DNA-binding proteins that assist the filamentation of RecA onto DNA for the initiation of recombination or recombinational repair.): MLALTSLVLSHFRSHLRAELHLDGRPVAIHGNNGAGKTNILEAVSLFSPGRGLRRASAAEMARQPERLGWKLKGELRASSQVYEVETWSEGGNARQVKIDNKSASQLALGQVARVVWLIPAMDRLWIEAAEGRRRFLDRIALSFEPGHAEASLAYEKAMRERNRLLKEQIRDAAWYRVLEDRMAAAGHRIHAARMQAVDLLQLAQAEAETAFPAAELEMLQSEGSMPSTEADFKEALEESRFRDLAAGRTLVGPHRTDLIGTYRTKGIPAKDCSTGEQKALLVSLILANARALAQREGAPPILLLDEVAAHLDAARRAALYDEICALGTQAWMTGTGPELFGELKARAQVIEVSDSGGASKVVQK, from the coding sequence GTGCTGGCTTTGACCTCACTCGTATTGTCTCATTTCCGCTCGCATTTGCGGGCGGAATTGCATTTGGACGGGCGTCCGGTGGCCATCCACGGCAACAACGGCGCGGGCAAGACCAATATCCTGGAGGCGGTGTCGCTGTTTTCTCCCGGGCGCGGTTTGCGCCGGGCCAGCGCGGCGGAGATGGCACGTCAGCCGGAAAGACTGGGGTGGAAGCTAAAGGGGGAGCTGCGGGCGTCCTCGCAGGTCTATGAAGTGGAAACCTGGTCCGAGGGCGGCAATGCCCGGCAGGTGAAGATCGACAATAAATCCGCAAGCCAGCTGGCGCTCGGGCAGGTGGCGCGGGTGGTCTGGCTGATCCCGGCGATGGACCGGCTGTGGATCGAAGCAGCCGAAGGGCGGCGGCGGTTTCTGGACCGGATTGCGCTGAGTTTCGAGCCCGGCCATGCCGAGGCTTCGCTGGCCTATGAGAAAGCGATGCGCGAGCGCAACCGGCTGCTGAAGGAGCAGATACGTGACGCCGCCTGGTACCGGGTGCTGGAAGACCGGATGGCCGCGGCCGGGCATCGGATCCACGCCGCACGGATGCAGGCGGTGGATCTGCTGCAGCTGGCGCAAGCCGAAGCCGAAACCGCCTTTCCGGCGGCCGAGCTGGAGATGCTGCAGTCGGAAGGCAGCATGCCTTCCACCGAAGCGGATTTCAAAGAGGCCCTGGAGGAAAGCCGGTTCCGCGACCTGGCGGCCGGGCGGACGTTGGTCGGGCCGCACCGCACTGATCTGATCGGCACTTACCGGACCAAGGGCATTCCGGCCAAGGATTGCTCCACCGGCGAGCAGAAGGCGCTGCTGGTCTCGCTGATCCTGGCCAATGCGCGGGCGCTGGCGCAGCGCGAGGGCGCGCCGCCGATCCTGCTGCTGGACGAGGTGGCTGCGCATCTGGATGCGGCCCGCCGCGCCGCGCTTTATGACGAAATCTGCGCCCTTGGCACCCAGGCCTGGATGACCGGCACCGGGCCTGAACTGTTTGGCGAGCTGAAAGCCCGCGCGCAGGTGATTGAAGTTTCCGACAGCGGCGGAGCGTCGAAGGTAGTGCAGAAATGA
- a CDS encoding GcvT family protein → MSDLPNKARVVIIGGGVIGCSVAYHLAKLGWKDVVLLERKQLTSGTTWHAAGLIGQLRASSNMTKLARYSAELYLGLEEETGVATGLRQVGSVSAALTEERREELFRNAAMARAFGVPVEELSPKEVKERYEHINLDGVTGGVWLPTDGQADPANIALALAKGARQRGALVKERIKVTGISKQGRRVTGVDWASDDGQAQGHIEADMVVNCAGMWGHEVGRMAGVNVPLHACEHFYIVTEGISGLGQMPVLRVPDECAYYKEDAGKILLGAFEPNAKPWAMKGIPDSFEFDQLPEDFDHFEPILEAACNRMPMLAEAGIHTFFNGPESFTPDDAYHLGLAPEMDNFWVAAGFNSIGIQSAGGAGMALAQWMEDGQKPFDLGDVDISRMHPFQGNKHYLFERSKETLGLLYADHFPYRQKATARGVRRTPFHHHLKEQGAVFGEIGGWERANWFANEGQEREYQYSWKRQNWFENSAAEHRAVRENVGMYDMSSFGKIRVEGPDAENFLNYICGANVSVPAGKIVYTQFLNPRGGIEADVTVTRLSETAYLVVTPAVTRLADQTWMMRHAGDRRVVITDVTAGEGVLAVMGPNARKLLQKVSPNDFSNEANPFGTAQEIELGMGLARVHRVTYVGELGWEIYVGADMAGHAFETLWEAGQDMGLKLCGMHMMDSCRIEKGFRHFGHDITCEDHVIDAGLGFAVATGKDDFIGRSAVLERKETGPKNRMVQFKLTDAEPLLFHNEPIIRDGKYAGYLSSGNYGHTLGAAIGMGYVPCEGESAADVLGSAYEIDVCGVKVKAEASLKPMYDPKSERVKA, encoded by the coding sequence ATGAGCGATCTTCCCAACAAGGCCCGCGTGGTCATTATCGGCGGCGGTGTGATCGGCTGCTCGGTGGCCTATCATCTGGCGAAACTGGGCTGGAAGGATGTGGTGCTGCTGGAACGCAAGCAGCTGACCTCCGGCACCACCTGGCATGCTGCCGGCCTGATCGGGCAGCTGCGCGCCTCTTCCAACATGACCAAACTCGCCCGGTATTCTGCCGAGCTGTATCTTGGCCTCGAAGAAGAAACCGGGGTGGCCACCGGCCTGCGGCAGGTCGGCTCGGTCTCTGCCGCGCTCACCGAGGAACGGCGCGAAGAGCTGTTCCGCAACGCCGCAATGGCCCGCGCCTTTGGCGTCCCGGTCGAGGAGCTGTCGCCGAAAGAGGTCAAGGAACGCTACGAGCATATCAATCTGGACGGCGTGACCGGCGGTGTCTGGCTGCCGACCGACGGCCAGGCGGACCCGGCCAATATCGCGCTGGCCCTGGCCAAGGGCGCCCGCCAGCGCGGCGCACTGGTCAAGGAGCGGATTAAGGTCACCGGCATCTCCAAGCAGGGCCGCCGTGTGACCGGCGTGGATTGGGCCAGCGACGATGGCCAGGCGCAGGGGCACATCGAAGCCGACATGGTGGTGAACTGCGCCGGCATGTGGGGTCATGAGGTCGGCCGCATGGCGGGCGTCAACGTGCCGCTGCACGCCTGCGAGCATTTCTACATCGTGACCGAAGGCATTTCCGGCCTTGGCCAGATGCCGGTGCTGCGGGTCCCGGACGAATGCGCCTACTACAAGGAAGATGCGGGCAAGATCCTGCTGGGCGCGTTCGAGCCCAACGCCAAGCCGTGGGCGATGAAGGGCATCCCCGACAGCTTTGAATTCGATCAGCTGCCCGAGGACTTCGACCACTTCGAGCCTATTCTCGAGGCTGCCTGCAACCGTATGCCGATGCTGGCGGAGGCGGGGATCCACACCTTCTTCAACGGACCTGAGTCCTTTACCCCGGACGATGCCTACCACCTGGGCCTGGCGCCGGAGATGGACAACTTCTGGGTCGCCGCGGGCTTCAACTCGATCGGCATCCAGTCTGCGGGCGGGGCCGGCATGGCGCTGGCGCAGTGGATGGAAGATGGCCAGAAGCCGTTCGACCTGGGCGATGTGGACATCAGCCGGATGCACCCGTTCCAGGGCAACAAGCACTATCTGTTCGAGCGTTCGAAAGAGACGTTGGGCCTGCTTTACGCCGACCACTTCCCCTACCGGCAAAAGGCCACTGCCCGCGGCGTGCGCCGCACTCCGTTCCATCATCACCTGAAGGAGCAGGGCGCGGTATTCGGCGAAATCGGCGGCTGGGAACGCGCCAACTGGTTTGCCAATGAGGGCCAGGAACGCGAGTATCAGTACAGCTGGAAGCGCCAGAACTGGTTCGAAAACTCTGCCGCCGAACACCGTGCCGTGCGCGAAAACGTTGGCATGTACGACATGTCCTCCTTCGGCAAGATCCGCGTCGAAGGCCCCGATGCGGAAAATTTCCTGAACTACATCTGCGGCGCCAATGTCTCGGTGCCGGCAGGCAAGATCGTCTACACCCAGTTCCTCAATCCGCGCGGCGGCATCGAGGCGGATGTGACCGTCACCCGCCTGTCGGAGACCGCTTATCTGGTGGTGACCCCGGCGGTGACCCGGCTTGCCGATCAGACCTGGATGATGCGCCATGCCGGCGACCGCCGTGTGGTGATCACCGATGTGACCGCAGGCGAGGGCGTGCTGGCGGTGATGGGACCAAATGCGCGCAAGCTGCTGCAGAAGGTCTCGCCCAACGACTTTTCCAACGAGGCGAACCCGTTCGGCACCGCGCAGGAAATCGAGCTGGGCATGGGCCTCGCCCGGGTTCACCGCGTGACCTACGTGGGCGAGCTTGGCTGGGAGATCTATGTCGGCGCCGACATGGCGGGCCACGCGTTCGAGACCCTTTGGGAAGCCGGCCAGGACATGGGCCTCAAGCTGTGCGGTATGCACATGATGGACAGCTGCCGGATCGAGAAGGGCTTCCGCCACTTCGGCCACGACATCACCTGTGAGGATCACGTGATCGATGCAGGGCTCGGTTTTGCGGTGGCCACTGGCAAGGACGACTTCATCGGCAGATCCGCTGTGCTGGAGCGCAAGGAAACCGGCCCCAAGAACCGCATGGTCCAGTTCAAGCTGACCGATGCCGAGCCGCTCTTGTTCCACAATGAACCGATCATCCGCGACGGCAAATATGCGGGCTATCTCAGTTCCGGCAACTACGGCCACACGCTGGGGGCCGCCATCGGCATGGGCTATGTGCCCTGCGAGGGCGAAAGCGCTGCGGATGTGCTGGGCTCAGCATACGAGATCGACGTCTGCGGCGTGAAGGTAAAGGCCGAGGCTTCGCTGAAGCCGATGTACGATCCGAAATCGGAGCGGGTGAAGGCCTAA